A part of Methanothermobacter thermautotrophicus genomic DNA contains:
- the pyrG gene encoding glutamine hydrolyzing CTP synthase, which yields MVHLAKYIVVTGGVVSSIGKGITAASIGRILRSYGLSVTAIKIDPYLNWDSGTLNPYQHGEVFVTDDGMETDLDLGHYERFLDSDLPGEANITTGKVYMSVIEKERSGEYLGSCVQIIPHITDEIKSMIRRIADRSRADVVLVEVGGTVGDIEGQPFLEALRQLRNEEGHENVMFVHVTYVPYLRAAGEFKTKPTQHSTKELRSTGINPDMIICRSEMPIDSSLKKKIAHFCDVEEEAVVNAPDASSIYEVPLVLDSENVGEYIVRRIELDVDGGADLSEWAGIVESLMVEEPVVTVGIVGKYVELEDSYISIREALKHAAAHLRVRVDIEWISADDAVNEEDLSRLDSILIPGGFGERGIAGKLEAVRFALENRVPVFGICLGMQCMVIEFARMKGMEGANSTEFDPETPYPVIDMMEEQKRIKNMGGTMRLGSYQCRIMKGTLAHEAYGTELVSERHRHRFELNNEFRGELEEKGLIISGTSPDNFLVEMVEIEDHPWFLGCQFHPEFRSRPNRAHPLFVSFLRAALEGSR from the coding sequence TTGGTTCATCTGGCCAAGTACATCGTTGTAACGGGAGGAGTTGTAAGCTCTATTGGAAAGGGAATAACAGCAGCATCAATAGGCAGGATACTCAGATCATATGGATTATCTGTGACAGCCATAAAGATAGACCCCTACCTTAACTGGGACTCAGGGACCCTCAACCCCTACCAGCACGGTGAGGTATTTGTAACCGATGATGGGATGGAAACAGACCTTGACCTGGGCCACTATGAAAGGTTCCTGGACTCTGATCTTCCTGGTGAGGCCAACATAACAACCGGGAAGGTCTACATGTCCGTCATAGAGAAGGAGAGGTCAGGAGAATACCTGGGCTCATGTGTACAGATAATACCCCACATAACCGATGAGATAAAATCAATGATAAGGAGGATCGCTGATAGAAGCAGAGCCGACGTGGTCCTGGTGGAGGTTGGGGGGACCGTTGGTGACATAGAGGGCCAGCCCTTCCTGGAGGCCCTCAGGCAGCTGAGGAACGAGGAGGGGCATGAGAATGTCATGTTCGTCCATGTGACCTACGTCCCATATCTGAGGGCTGCCGGCGAATTTAAGACCAAGCCGACACAGCACAGTACAAAGGAGCTCAGGAGTACAGGTATAAACCCTGATATGATCATCTGCCGGAGCGAGATGCCCATAGACTCCTCACTCAAAAAGAAGATAGCACACTTCTGTGACGTTGAGGAGGAGGCCGTTGTCAACGCCCCCGATGCATCATCAATCTATGAGGTTCCACTGGTCCTCGACAGTGAGAATGTCGGGGAGTACATAGTGCGCAGGATAGAGCTTGATGTGGATGGCGGGGCAGACCTCAGTGAATGGGCAGGGATAGTTGAGTCCCTCATGGTGGAGGAGCCTGTGGTTACCGTTGGAATAGTCGGCAAGTACGTGGAGCTTGAGGATTCATACATAAGTATAAGGGAGGCCCTCAAACATGCAGCGGCACACCTACGGGTAAGGGTTGATATTGAGTGGATAAGTGCCGATGATGCAGTAAATGAGGAGGACCTTTCTCGTCTTGACTCCATACTCATCCCCGGTGGATTTGGTGAGAGGGGAATTGCAGGAAAACTTGAGGCCGTCAGGTTCGCCCTTGAGAACAGGGTGCCGGTCTTCGGCATATGCCTGGGCATGCAGTGCATGGTCATAGAGTTCGCAAGGATGAAGGGCATGGAGGGGGCCAACAGCACAGAGTTCGACCCGGAAACCCCATACCCCGTCATAGACATGATGGAGGAGCAGAAGAGGATAAAGAACATGGGGGGCACCATGCGCCTCGGCTCCTACCAGTGCAGGATAATGAAGGGTACACTGGCACATGAGGCCTACGGCACCGAACTCGTAAGTGAGAGGCACAGGCACAGGTTCGAACTCAACAACGAGTTCAGGGGGGAACTCGAGGAGAAGGGCCTTATCATATCAGGGACATCCCCGGACAACTTCCTCGTGGAGATGGTTGAGATCGAGGACCACCCATGGTTCCTGGGATGCCAGTTCCACCCAGAGTTCAGGTCAAGGCCAAACAGGGCCCATCCACTCTTTGTATCATTCCTCAGGGCAGCCCTTGAGGGGAGCCGTTAA